From Hirundo rustica isolate bHirRus1 chromosome 1, bHirRus1.pri.v3, whole genome shotgun sequence, a single genomic window includes:
- the RGS20 gene encoding regulator of G-protein signaling 20 isoform X2, with amino-acid sequence MGSERTEIRKRQMATTPETPGAAQAQLSTGNRGSNACCFCWCCCCSCSCLTVRNQEEERARRTSHELQAEGIPNCEESPAPTLEEVNAWAQSFDKLMLTPAGRNAFREFLRTEFSEENMLFWMACEELKQESNKSVIEEKARLIYEDYISILSPKEVSLDSRVREVINRNMLEPSQHTFDDAQLQIYTLMHRDSYPRFMNSAIYKDLLQSLSEKSIEA; translated from the exons ATGGGATCAGAGAGGACGGAGATACGCAAACGGCAGATGGCTACAACCCCGGAAACCCCAGGTGCTGCACAggctcagctcagcacaggaaaTCGAGGGTCCAATGCCTGCTGCTTTTGTTGGTGCtgttgctgcagctgctcatg TCTTACTGTTAGAAATCAAGAAGAAGAGAGAGCAAGGAGAACATCTCATGAACTCCAAGCAGAGGGTATTCCAAACTGTGAGGAAAG CCCTGCTCCCACTCTCGAAGAAGTAAATGCCTGGGCTCAATCATTTGACAAGTTGATGCTTACTCCAGCTGGCAGAAATGCTTTTCGTGAATTTCTACGAACAGAATTCAGCGAGGAAAACATGCTTTTCTGGATGGCCTGTGAGGAACTAAAACAAGAATCCAACAAAAGTGTCattgaagaaaaagcaagacTAATTTACGAAGATTATATTTCTATCCTTTCTCCAAAAGAG GTCAGTCTGGACTCCAGAGTAAGAGAAGTTATTAACCGAAATATGCTGGAACCCTCACAACACACCTTTGATGATGCACAGCTTCAAATTTATACCTTAATGCACAGAGACTCTTACCCGCGGTTTATGAACTCTGCTATTTATAAGGACTTGCTTCAGTCCTTGTCTGAAAAATCCATTGAAGCatag
- the RGS20 gene encoding regulator of G-protein signaling 20 isoform X1, with amino-acid sequence MRGAGEPPFPVAQPAGTGGEACEDSRPGPAADTPMGSERTEIRKRQMATTPETPGAAQAQLSTGNRGSNACCFCWCCCCSCSCLTVRNQEEERARRTSHELQAEGIPNCEESPAPTLEEVNAWAQSFDKLMLTPAGRNAFREFLRTEFSEENMLFWMACEELKQESNKSVIEEKARLIYEDYISILSPKEVSLDSRVREVINRNMLEPSQHTFDDAQLQIYTLMHRDSYPRFMNSAIYKDLLQSLSEKSIEA; translated from the exons ATGCGTGGGGCTGGCGAGCCGCCGTTCCCGGTCGCCCAACCCGCCGGGACCGGAGGGGAAGCGTGCGAGGACtcccggccgggccccgccgccgaCACC CCCATGGGATCAGAGAGGACGGAGATACGCAAACGGCAGATGGCTACAACCCCGGAAACCCCAGGTGCTGCACAggctcagctcagcacaggaaaTCGAGGGTCCAATGCCTGCTGCTTTTGTTGGTGCtgttgctgcagctgctcatg TCTTACTGTTAGAAATCAAGAAGAAGAGAGAGCAAGGAGAACATCTCATGAACTCCAAGCAGAGGGTATTCCAAACTGTGAGGAAAG CCCTGCTCCCACTCTCGAAGAAGTAAATGCCTGGGCTCAATCATTTGACAAGTTGATGCTTACTCCAGCTGGCAGAAATGCTTTTCGTGAATTTCTACGAACAGAATTCAGCGAGGAAAACATGCTTTTCTGGATGGCCTGTGAGGAACTAAAACAAGAATCCAACAAAAGTGTCattgaagaaaaagcaagacTAATTTACGAAGATTATATTTCTATCCTTTCTCCAAAAGAG GTCAGTCTGGACTCCAGAGTAAGAGAAGTTATTAACCGAAATATGCTGGAACCCTCACAACACACCTTTGATGATGCACAGCTTCAAATTTATACCTTAATGCACAGAGACTCTTACCCGCGGTTTATGAACTCTGCTATTTATAAGGACTTGCTTCAGTCCTTGTCTGAAAAATCCATTGAAGCatag